Proteins from a single region of Theobroma cacao cultivar B97-61/B2 chromosome 10, Criollo_cocoa_genome_V2, whole genome shotgun sequence:
- the LOC18587312 gene encoding ribonuclease 1, which translates to MNRLLLAVAVLATLQVPATSEFDFYKLSLMWPPSVCNVGKECIPDIPKMFTIHGLWPQYGDDRPVPPYNKDPSCADITPMSSADAMSQLRFIEGELTKYWPNLFTIDGKRDDQFFWRHEWESHGMCSNYPHDPFGYFYKAFSLTTQYNPLEVMGIQPGDELHKVGTILETVRQNLGAYPQIACNTLPGTADRWKIRQLWEIRFCFNRAELLSVLRDCPNKLAGTCSEETDLIRFPPNPFY; encoded by the exons ATGAATAGGCTCTTATTAGCTGTTGCTGTCTTAGCCACCTTGCAAGTGCCAGCTACGTCTGAGTTTGACTTCTACAAGCTCAGTCTCATGTGGCCACCATCTGTTTGTAACGTCGGAAAGGAGTGTATTCCAGACATCCCCAAAATGTTCACCATCCATGGTTTATGGCCACAATATGGTGATGACAGACCGGTGCCTCCCTACAACAAGGATCCTTCATGCGCCGATATCACTCCCATGAGTTCAGCAGATGCTATG AGTCAATTGCGGTTCATCGAAGGAGAATTAACGAAATATTGGCCAAACCTTTTTACCATAGATGGTAAACGCGATGATCAGTTTTTTTGGAGACATGAATGGGAAAGTCATGGAATGTGTTCGAATTATCCTCATGATccttttggttatttttacAAGGCCTTTTCACTCACGACTCAGTACAATCCATTAGAAG TTATGGGAATTCAACCTGGAGATGAACTACATAAAGTGGGAACCATATTAGAAACTGTAAGGCAAAATTTGGGAGCATATCCTCAAATTGCATGTAACACTCTGCCTGGCACTGCGGACCGGTGGAAGATCCGTCAGCTGTGGGAGATCCGTTTTTGTTTTAACAGGGCAGAGCTACTTTCTGTCCTTCGAGACTGCCCCAACAAATTGGCTGGTACCTGTTCGGAGGAGACTGACCTTATAAGGTTCCCTCCAAATCCTTTTTACTAG
- the LOC18605648 gene encoding ribonuclease MC: protein MQRHLLVAAVLATFSLLVSGQNNYPDFFYKLSLQWPPAVCATSQYRTPIPGTFTIHGLWPQFVKDDRPVPPYNPTTNKCTDVKPTAPDQILVSLQPIRDKLNKLWPSLLMKNTNEDFWRLEWERHGMCSDYLDDPSSYFTSALNLATTNNPLKGLVPRQDLYKAREISEAINTKLGKYPEISCGKVSNTLQLNEIRLCFERAKPPSVLRDCPKRYSNGCSNGNDQVKFPPLTSRV, encoded by the exons ATGCAGAGGCACTTGCTTGTTGCTGCTGTATTAGCCACATTTAGCTTGCTAGTTTCAGGTCAGAATAACTATCCTGACTTCTTCTACAAACTCAGTCTACAATGGCCACCTGCGGTTTGTGCCACTTCCCAGTACCGGACACCCATCCCCGGAACTTTTACAATCCATGGTTTATGGCCACAATTTGTTAAAGATGATAGGCCGGTTCCTCCCTATAATCCAACAACTAATAAATGCACCGATGTCAAACCTACGGCTCCAGATCAAATTTTG GTTTCATTGCAACCCATCCGAGACAAACTAAATAAACTTTGGCCAAGCCTTCTGATGAAGAATACGAATGAGGACTTTTGGCGACTTGAATGGGAAAGACATGGAATGTGTTCTGATTATCTTGATGACCCTAGCAGTTATTTTACCTCAGCTTTAAATCTTGCTACTACAAACAATCCACTCAAAG GACTTGTGCCCCGACAAGATCTTTATAAAGCACGCGAGATAAGCGAGGCTATCAACACAAAACTGGGAAAATATCCTGAAATCTCATGTGGCAAAGTTAGTAACACACTACAATTGAATGAGATCCGCTTATGCTTTGAAAGGGCAAAGCCGCCTTCCGTCCTTCGAGACTGTCCCAAGAGATATTCGAATGGTTGTTCGAATGGCAATGACCAAGTAAAATTTCCTCCACTTACTAGTAGAGTGTGa
- the LOC18605649 gene encoding ribonuclease 1, producing the protein MHRHFLVAAVLATVSWLVAGESNFATYKLSLRWPPAHCDAPSFECKPHVLDTFTIHGLWPQFADGKVVPPYDPETNRCTDVTPVNPDQILGQMTHLIEALRKYWPNYRDYQNETLNENFWKHAWKLHGMCSDYPDKPFSYFRNTVSLSVKYIDPFKGTRITPRIVPYIAKDISDAIKEKLGVYPQIACNEVGGTVQLTEVRLCFKRDRENSPSILQDCPIRYAYKCSDDTDEISFVPHLIG; encoded by the exons ATGCATAGGCATTTCCTGGTTGCTGCTGTCTTAGCCACAGTGAGCTGGCTAGTGGCAGGTGAGAGTAACTTTGCCACGTACAAACTCAGTCTGCGTTGGCCACCTGCTCACTGTGATGCACCAAGCTTCGAATGTAAACCTCACGTTCTCGACACTTTTACCATCCATGGTTTATGGCCACAATTCGCTGATGGCAAAGTGGTGCCTCCCTATGATCCGGAAACAAATAGATGCACCGATGTCACTCCTGTGAATCCAGATCAAATTTTG GGGCAAATGACACACCTCATAGAGGCTTTACGGAAATATTGGCCAAATTATAGAGACTATCAGAATGAGACACTGAATGAGAATTTCTGGAAACATGCATGGAAACTTCATGGAATGTGTTCTGATTATCCTGACAAGCCTTTTAGTTACTTCAGGAACACTGTATCTCTCAGCGTCAAGTACATTGATCCATTCAAAG GCACCAGAATCACACCCCGAATAGTTCCTTATATAGCAAAAGATATATCAGATGCTATCAAAGAAAAGCTTGGAGTATATCCTCAAATTGCCTGTAACGAAGTGGGCGGAACAGTCCAGCTTACGGAGGTCCGGTTATGCTTTAAAAGGGACAGGGAAAACTCACCATCCATCCTTCAAGACTGCCCCATAAGATATGCTTATAAATGTTCAGATGACACTGACGAAATCTCGTTCGTTCCTCATCTAATTGGCTAA